The stretch of DNA GCTTTGATTGCTTCGATTGCTGCTTCGTAGTTAGGGTGGTTTGTTGCTTCGCTTACGTATTCAACGTACGTTACTTTGTCATTAGAATCTATTACAAATACTGCACGAGCTAGTAAACGAAGTTCTTTAATTAAAACGCCGTAAGCTTCTCCGAAAGATGCATCACGGTGGTCGGATACTACTTCCACGTTCTCGATTCCGTTAGCTCCACACCAACGCTTTTGAGCAAATGGTAAATCCATACTTACTGTTAACACCTTTACGTTTAAATTGC from Sutcliffiella cohnii encodes:
- the tpx gene encoding thiol peroxidase codes for the protein MANITFKGNQVTLLGTEVKVGDQAPNFSVLANDLSEVTLDNSKGQKRIISVVPSIDTGVCDAQTRRFNEEASNLNVKVLTVSMDLPFAQKRWCGANGIENVEVVSDHRDASFGEAYGVLIKELRLLARAVFVIDSNDKVTYVEYVSEATNHPNYEAAIEAIKAAE